A region of Lycium barbarum isolate Lr01 chromosome 3, ASM1917538v2, whole genome shotgun sequence DNA encodes the following proteins:
- the LOC132633112 gene encoding E3 ubiquitin-protein ligase RSL1-like: MDLPILISDAKYAKELQKQYVLEDSLTSRNNALARREKLCCPNKRCSKLLILDPVEGIIKGICPSCKGPFCTQCRVPWHTGRDCDEFQKEEKDRENDIRVKLLAENRKWKNCPHCNSLVEKVDGCMQITCRCKEQFCYACGETWSERHWNC, encoded by the exons ATGGATCTGCCTATCCTAATATCAGATGCCAAATATGCAAAAGAACTACAAAAGCAATATGTTCTTGAGGACTCTTTAACCTCGAGAAATAATGCTCTTGCAAGGAGGGAAAAGTTGTGCTGTCCTAATAAAAGATGTTCAAAGTTGCTCATTCTTGATCCTGTTGAAGGGATTATTAAGGGCATATGTCCTTCGTGCAAAGGACCATTCTGCACCCAGTGTCGAGTCCCTTGGCACACTGGGCGTGATTGTGATGAGTttcaaaaggaagaaaaagacAGAGAAAATGACATAAGGGTTAAGTTGCTTGCTGAGAATCGCAAATGGAAGAATTGCCCTCACTGCAATTCCCTTGTCGAGAAGGTTGATGGTTGTATGCAAATCACTTGCAG GTGTAAAGAACAATTTTGCTACGCATGTGGAGAAACTTGGAGCGAAAGGCATTGGAATTGCTAG